A part of Paenibacillus sp. IHBB 10380 genomic DNA contains:
- a CDS encoding GNAT family N-acetyltransferase, producing the protein MIRSYHSGEIDYVIEAHIRIFGEEYKYDHSFGIFISDTLNEFEKRCDPKQEHLWILEVSGSPAGSIGIVKVDKDIAQLRWFLVEPSTRKGGYGKQLIQKAIDFSIEHGYSTIILWTNSSLVGARRLYDSCGFKLSETRTQILSGQELVEEKWELKI; encoded by the coding sequence ATGATACGTTCATATCATAGTGGAGAGATTGATTATGTTATTGAAGCACATATTAGAATTTTCGGTGAGGAATATAAGTACGATCATTCATTTGGGATTTTTATTAGCGATACTTTAAATGAATTTGAGAAGAGATGTGACCCCAAACAAGAACATTTATGGATATTGGAAGTATCGGGATCACCCGCAGGGTCTATTGGTATTGTTAAGGTGGATAAGGATATTGCGCAATTAAGGTGGTTTCTAGTAGAACCCTCTACAAGAAAGGGTGGGTATGGTAAGCAGTTAATACAGAAGGCTATCGATTTCAGTATCGAGCACGGCTATTCAACCATTATATTATGGACGAATAGTAGCTTAGTAGGAGCCAGAAGGTTATATGATTCATGCGGTTTTAAACTATCTGAGACTAGAACGCAGATTCTATCTGGGCAAGAGCTTGTGGAAGAGAAATGGGAGTTGAAAATATGA
- a CDS encoding HD domain-containing protein, producing MNSHIDIIERAEKFVKEQLQNDPSGHDWWHIHRVRVMALRMAKKEGGNEFICELASLLHDVADEKLNLSKEAGMNKVMDWLNEYVTDIEIREQVLLIISTMSYNGGHNPPMNTIEGQIVQDADRLDALGAIGIARTFAYGGSKGRLMHIPESTPRGVMSQEEYRSSEGTAIHHFYEKLFKLKDLMNTEYGKLIARQRHEYMKEYVEQFYAEWDAKDDAWNGEQQ from the coding sequence ATGAATTCACACATAGATATTATTGAACGTGCGGAAAAGTTTGTTAAAGAACAACTGCAAAATGACCCTAGTGGTCACGATTGGTGGCATATACATCGTGTAAGAGTGATGGCATTAAGAATGGCTAAGAAGGAAGGAGGCAATGAATTTATATGTGAACTTGCCTCATTATTGCATGACGTAGCTGATGAGAAGCTTAATCTATCAAAAGAAGCAGGAATGAACAAGGTGATGGATTGGCTTAATGAGTATGTAACGGACATTGAGATCAGGGAGCAAGTTCTACTCATTATTTCCACAATGTCTTATAATGGAGGTCATAATCCCCCCATGAATACAATCGAAGGGCAGATTGTACAAGATGCAGATCGATTGGATGCCTTGGGAGCTATTGGTATCGCACGTACGTTTGCTTATGGAGGATCGAAGGGACGACTCATGCACATTCCTGAAAGCACGCCCAGGGGTGTCATGTCACAAGAGGAGTATAGGAGTAGCGAGGGTACAGCAATTCATCATTTTTATGAGAAATTATTTAAGTTGAAGGACTTAATGAATACAGAGTATGGCAAATTAATAGCAAGGCAGAGGCATGAATATATGAAGGAATATGTGGAGCAGTTTTATGCTGAATGGGATGCTAAAGACGATGCTTGGAATGGAGAACAACAATGA
- the sdaAA gene encoding L-serine ammonia-lyase, iron-sulfur-dependent, subunit alpha, with the protein MRFETLKQLASLCNNEERTIGQMMMKEQSAESGQDPEDEWKAMSRYYEIMKEAVHKGLTESTLSRSGLTGMDAQRMASYRNGKDGSLLGEESSRAMTYALSVSEVNASMGRIIATPTAGSCGIIPGTFVSVQERFGYSDDRMVEALFCAGAIGFVIANNSFISGAEGGCQAEVGSAIGMAAGALTELQGGTPDQAIHAVGLALKNTLGLICDPVAGLVEIPCIVRNGFGAVTALAAADMALAGVRSVIPSDEVIQVMLEVGGAMPDKHRETAKGGLATTPTGKQLMKDLYGSTSEEANNEESEAT; encoded by the coding sequence ATGAGGTTTGAGACATTAAAGCAACTTGCGTCCCTATGTAATAATGAAGAACGAACCATTGGACAAATGATGATGAAAGAGCAGAGCGCTGAATCAGGTCAGGATCCAGAAGATGAGTGGAAAGCAATGAGTCGCTATTATGAGATTATGAAAGAGGCGGTCCATAAAGGATTGACAGAATCCACGCTTTCTCGCAGTGGACTTACGGGTATGGATGCTCAGAGAATGGCTAGTTATCGGAATGGGAAAGATGGAAGTCTACTGGGGGAGGAATCCTCACGAGCGATGACCTATGCGCTTTCTGTCTCTGAAGTGAATGCTTCAATGGGCCGTATTATTGCAACACCAACGGCGGGTTCATGTGGTATTATTCCGGGGACATTTGTCAGTGTTCAAGAGAGATTCGGCTATAGCGATGACCGGATGGTAGAAGCGTTATTCTGCGCCGGAGCCATTGGTTTCGTTATTGCGAATAATTCTTTTATCTCGGGTGCTGAAGGGGGTTGTCAGGCTGAGGTTGGATCTGCCATTGGGATGGCTGCTGGAGCATTGACGGAGTTGCAGGGAGGTACGCCGGATCAAGCAATTCATGCGGTGGGGTTAGCCCTTAAGAATACACTTGGACTTATTTGTGATCCCGTCGCGGGACTCGTGGAAATTCCGTGTATTGTCCGTAATGGTTTCGGCGCTGTAACGGCATTAGCAGCAGCGGATATGGCACTTGCAGGGGTGCGCAGTGTTATTCCATCAGATGAGGTTATACAGGTCATGCTTGAGGTAGGTGGAGCTATGCCAGATAAGCACCGAGAGACGGCTAAGGGTGGCCTAGCTACAACACCTACAGGAAAACAGTTGATGAAAGATCTCTATGGTTCAACCTCCGAAGAAGCTAATAATGAGGAATCAGAAGCTACTTAA
- the sdaAB gene encoding L-serine ammonia-lyase, iron-sulfur-dependent subunit beta, which translates to MRFKDVFSIIGPAMIGPSSSHTAGAVRLGRMARAVLEATPDRAEIVFYGSFADTYKGHGTDLATTAGLLGYETDDPRIPHAIEHAEAGGMSLTLSIGREAAVHPNTVEFRIGYGEREVHLRGISVGGGNIKVESVNGFDVAFSGAYPTLLVYHADREGIIAEMTTLLTDYDVNIGWMKLDRKSRREEALTVFESDSGYSPALLAQIRLIPEVRRVTVIDRTE; encoded by the coding sequence ATACGTTTTAAAGATGTATTTTCAATAATAGGACCCGCAATGATTGGTCCTTCGAGTTCTCATACAGCAGGTGCTGTAAGATTGGGGAGAATGGCTAGGGCTGTACTTGAGGCTACCCCGGATCGTGCAGAAATAGTATTCTACGGATCGTTTGCTGACACGTATAAAGGTCACGGAACAGATTTAGCGACTACTGCAGGCTTGCTTGGTTATGAAACAGATGATCCACGAATTCCCCATGCCATTGAGCATGCAGAAGCAGGTGGAATGTCGCTTACTCTTTCCATAGGCAGAGAAGCGGCGGTGCATCCTAACACGGTAGAATTTCGAATTGGATATGGTGAGCGTGAAGTACATCTTCGTGGAATTTCTGTAGGTGGGGGCAATATTAAGGTAGAGAGCGTCAATGGATTTGACGTTGCCTTCAGCGGTGCATATCCGACATTGTTAGTATATCATGCTGACCGTGAAGGCATTATTGCTGAAATGACAACACTTCTTACAGATTATGATGTGAACATTGGTTGGATGAAGTTGGATCGCAAGAGCAGGCGGGAAGAAGCACTGACGGTTTTTGAATCAGACAGTGGCTATTCGCCAGCACTTTTGGCTCAAATAAGGTTAATCCCCGAAGTACGAAGAGTAACCGTGATTGACAGAACGGAGTGA
- a CDS encoding serine hydrolase domain-containing protein, translating to MLAPMSAMAATATNNSNKLTFDATKKIATEKAKLLTETYGTTSLQYALIDDGEIVISGHAGKNDTKDNIPLTSNTIYGIGSTSKMVLTAAVMKLVDEGKVDLDLPVVKYIPDFKMKDNRYKQITPRMLLNHSSGLLGTSGSNVFLYEDNDTYAHDTLLEQLATQNLKADPGAFSVYCNDGFTLAEILVERVSGMGFTAFIHKYLTEPLEMNHTRTPQDVVDPAKLAAIYSPAYKGQLPRETTNIIATGGISSTAEDLVKFSQIFTGQVDDILSSKSVEAMAQEEYKRGMWPEEADPSFIAYGLGWDSVRLFPFNEYGIKALTKGGDTMSYHSSLVVLPEHNMAAAVLSSGGDSATDQLIANELLLSALQEKGVIKERKPEKLHGMPIKADMPQEVSRYAGIYGGGSGKFMKVEMNPVGELSVSTVTAPNNPVQKYTYTADGSFVNDAGTEKIKFVVEKNGRTYLWSSLYITLPGFPQMAVTGYNAEKLEANVLSKDVAAAWKKREGKKYYLVSEKYTSMLYLKSLSIISIDTVKEVPGYMLSSKIIGANKAVNQLQIPSMAGRDTMEINFFKKNGLEYVTAAGSVYASEELVKPLYSSKGSSTTIEADGYAKWFSVPAAAKGKVMTVKMPSNGSFAVYDQAGICINHTVVSGKNQVLLSENGRIVFAGEVGSKFEISLKK from the coding sequence ATGCTTGCTCCAATGTCTGCAATGGCCGCAACGGCTACCAATAACAGCAATAAACTTACTTTTGATGCGACTAAGAAAATAGCTACTGAGAAAGCCAAGCTGCTAACAGAAACTTACGGCACTACAAGTCTGCAATATGCACTCATCGATGATGGAGAGATTGTCATCTCAGGGCATGCTGGCAAAAACGACACAAAGGACAATATACCTCTTACTTCAAATACGATATATGGCATAGGTTCAACGAGCAAAATGGTGCTCACGGCGGCTGTTATGAAGCTTGTAGACGAGGGCAAGGTAGATTTGGATTTGCCCGTTGTGAAATATATACCTGATTTTAAGATGAAAGACAACCGTTACAAACAGATTACACCACGCATGCTACTGAATCATTCCTCCGGTCTTCTTGGAACCTCGGGCAGTAATGTATTCTTGTATGAGGATAATGATACTTATGCACACGATACTTTGTTAGAGCAATTGGCGACTCAAAACTTAAAGGCAGATCCAGGAGCGTTCTCGGTATATTGTAACGATGGTTTTACGCTAGCTGAGATTCTGGTAGAGAGAGTTAGCGGTATGGGCTTTACAGCATTTATACACAAGTATTTGACAGAGCCTCTGGAAATGAACCATACGAGAACACCGCAGGATGTTGTGGATCCAGCGAAACTGGCCGCGATCTATTCCCCTGCTTATAAGGGACAACTCCCAAGAGAGACTACTAACATCATTGCAACTGGCGGCATTTCCTCAACAGCTGAAGATCTCGTTAAATTCTCACAAATCTTCACGGGACAGGTCGATGATATTCTTTCTAGTAAATCGGTAGAAGCTATGGCACAAGAAGAGTATAAAAGAGGCATGTGGCCGGAGGAAGCTGATCCGTCCTTCATCGCATACGGGCTAGGCTGGGATAGTGTGCGCTTGTTCCCATTCAACGAATACGGCATCAAGGCACTTACGAAAGGTGGAGATACGATGTCCTATCATTCATCGTTAGTCGTGCTCCCAGAACACAACATGGCTGCGGCTGTACTCTCTTCAGGTGGTGATAGCGCAACAGATCAATTGATAGCAAATGAACTGCTGCTTAGCGCGCTGCAAGAGAAGGGTGTTATTAAAGAACGGAAGCCGGAGAAGTTGCATGGCATGCCTATAAAGGCAGATATGCCGCAGGAAGTATCCCGGTATGCGGGTATTTATGGTGGTGGTTCAGGTAAGTTCATGAAGGTAGAAATGAATCCAGTGGGCGAATTGTCTGTATCCACGGTTACCGCTCCGAACAATCCTGTCCAAAAGTATACGTATACGGCAGATGGTTCTTTTGTGAACGATGCAGGCACAGAAAAGATAAAATTCGTTGTTGAGAAAAATGGGCGCACCTACTTATGGTCCAGCTTATATATAACCCTACCGGGGTTTCCACAAATGGCTGTCACAGGGTATAACGCTGAGAAGCTCGAAGCTAATGTATTATCCAAAGACGTAGCTGCCGCATGGAAGAAACGTGAAGGTAAAAAATATTACTTGGTGAGTGAGAAATATACATCGATGCTCTACCTCAAATCTTTATCAATTATATCCATTGATACCGTTAAAGAAGTTCCAGGATATATGTTAAGTAGTAAGATTATTGGAGCAAACAAAGCAGTTAACCAACTGCAAATCCCTAGCATGGCTGGTCGAGATACGATGGAAATCAATTTCTTTAAGAAGAATGGATTAGAGTATGTTACGGCAGCAGGTAGCGTATACGCTAGTGAGGAGCTTGTAAAACCGCTCTACTCTAGTAAAGGATCTTCGACAACGATCGAAGCTGACGGCTATGCCAAATGGTTTTCAGTGCCAGCGGCTGCCAAAGGAAAGGTCATGACGGTTAAGATGCCTTCGAATGGCTCCTTTGCTGTATATGATCAAGCAGGTATTTGTATTAACCACACCGTGGTCAGCGGTAAGAATCAGGTCTTATTATCGGAGAACGGTAGGATCGTATTTGCAGGAGAAGTTGGCTCCAAATTTGAAATTTCATTAAAAAAATAA
- a CDS encoding Fur family transcriptional regulator: MMSEQIHIIKRKMFDQGYKLTPQRAAIIRVLLDHSDIPISAEDIFMVFKGKLHKMGLATVYRTLELFCEMNIIHKVNVEAGMARYTMSNIQNDSYSHEQLICTACGRKKKVKVDWVKPLEKRIESELGFTITDYQLDIMGLFTTCSGKGCIKKKVSTPSRLSVPSL; this comes from the coding sequence ATGATGTCGGAGCAAATTCATATAATTAAGCGAAAAATGTTCGATCAGGGTTATAAGCTAACACCACAACGGGCGGCGATCATTCGTGTTCTACTGGATCATTCAGATATTCCAATAAGCGCTGAAGATATTTTTATGGTATTCAAAGGCAAGTTACATAAGATGGGGCTCGCGACGGTATATAGAACATTAGAGCTTTTTTGTGAAATGAATATTATACACAAAGTGAATGTTGAAGCGGGGATGGCTCGTTACACGATGAGCAATATCCAGAATGATTCGTATAGTCATGAACAATTGATTTGTACTGCATGTGGGAGGAAGAAAAAAGTGAAGGTAGATTGGGTGAAACCATTAGAAAAGAGGATTGAGAGTGAGCTAGGATTCACCATTACAGATTATCAACTCGATATTATGGGGCTTTTTACTACTTGCTCAGGCAAAGGATGTATCAAGAAAAAAGTGTCTACACCTTCGAGACTAAGCGTTCCATCATTGTGA
- a CDS encoding Cof-type HAD-IIB family hydrolase: MNYKMIVLDLDDTLLRDDLTISSRTKQALMDAQEAGVKVVLASGRPTFAMTHIAKELELEKYGSFILSFNGAKITNCATNEQLFSSTLSPATVHELYNISRQEEVGIHTYVGDDIVTPANNEYTDIEGEITGMPIVEAEHFAEAIQEPVVKVIMVAAAEKLVDLEKKLQQQLQGKLNVVRSKPFFLEFTEAGVDKGTSLHHLIQKLDIEQGEVIAMGDSYNDLAMIKFAGLGVAMGNAPDDIKEIANYVTDTNMEDGVAKVVETFILNTIVQTK; this comes from the coding sequence ATGAACTATAAAATGATCGTACTTGATTTAGATGATACGTTACTGCGGGATGATCTTACAATCTCATCACGAACCAAGCAAGCATTAATGGACGCGCAAGAGGCAGGGGTTAAAGTTGTCCTCGCATCAGGTCGTCCCACTTTTGCAATGACGCATATTGCTAAGGAATTGGAGCTTGAGAAATATGGAAGTTTTATTCTATCTTTTAATGGGGCCAAAATTACAAACTGTGCAACCAATGAACAATTGTTCAGCAGCACACTATCACCCGCAACGGTACATGAGCTATACAATATTAGTAGACAAGAAGAAGTAGGGATCCACACTTATGTCGGGGATGATATCGTAACGCCAGCAAATAATGAGTATACCGATATCGAAGGTGAAATTACGGGAATGCCCATTGTAGAAGCAGAACATTTTGCTGAAGCGATCCAAGAGCCAGTTGTAAAGGTGATAATGGTAGCAGCAGCTGAAAAACTAGTTGACTTAGAAAAAAAACTGCAACAACAACTCCAAGGTAAATTAAATGTAGTACGTTCTAAGCCATTTTTCTTAGAATTTACGGAAGCTGGCGTAGACAAAGGAACAAGCTTACATCATCTTATTCAGAAACTAGATATTGAGCAGGGAGAGGTTATTGCTATGGGAGATAGCTACAATGACCTTGCCATGATTAAATTTGCCGGACTTGGTGTGGCCATGGGAAATGCGCCTGATGATATTAAAGAAATCGCTAACTATGTAACAGATACGAATATGGAAGATGGCGTGGCGAAAGTAGTTGAAACGTTTATTTTAAATACAATTGTACAAACCAAATAA
- a CDS encoding SPFH domain-containing protein, translating into MGLFSFLKGQFIEVIEWTDSNGSMVYRFPVYDNAIKMGAKLVVRESQAAIFVNEGQIADVYGPGTYTLSTQNMPLLTALKSWPYAFNSPFKADVYFVSTANFTNLKWGTTNPVIMRDSEFGMVRLRGFGTYSIRVGESAVFLKELFGTSSNFTTEQISGHLKSIITTSISDLISESHIPVMDLSSSYEELSSSAMERLQPHLQSMGLILSSLMIENLSLPQEVEQMIDRKSSMNIAGNIDHYMKYQTAEAIREAANNPESGAAGAGAGLGAGMAMGQMMSQMMNRSTEPGSEGSVDSRNEGGTRSSVGKKFCTECGESLEASAKFCSGCGTKCRG; encoded by the coding sequence ATGGGACTATTTTCTTTCTTAAAGGGTCAATTTATCGAGGTCATCGAATGGACGGATAGCAACGGTTCGATGGTTTATCGCTTTCCCGTTTATGATAATGCCATCAAGATGGGAGCTAAACTGGTCGTTCGCGAATCGCAAGCGGCGATATTCGTTAATGAGGGACAAATCGCTGACGTATATGGTCCAGGAACTTATACATTAAGTACGCAAAACATGCCGTTACTGACGGCTTTGAAATCTTGGCCGTACGCCTTTAATTCTCCTTTTAAAGCAGATGTGTACTTTGTCAGCACCGCTAATTTCACCAATTTAAAATGGGGAACGACTAACCCGGTTATTATGCGCGATTCCGAGTTTGGCATGGTTCGGCTAAGGGGCTTCGGAACCTACTCGATACGGGTAGGGGAATCCGCTGTATTCCTTAAGGAATTATTTGGGACGAGTAGTAATTTTACAACAGAACAAATCTCAGGTCATTTAAAATCAATTATCACAACTAGTATCAGTGACCTAATCAGTGAATCTCATATCCCGGTCATGGATCTGTCCTCGTCTTACGAGGAATTAAGTTCAAGTGCGATGGAACGTTTACAGCCTCATTTGCAGTCTATGGGACTTATCCTGTCGTCATTAATGATCGAGAATCTGTCGTTGCCGCAGGAAGTTGAGCAGATGATAGATCGCAAATCATCGATGAACATCGCTGGTAATATTGATCACTATATGAAGTATCAGACTGCGGAAGCTATTCGCGAGGCAGCTAACAATCCCGAGTCAGGAGCGGCAGGTGCGGGTGCAGGTCTCGGAGCTGGAATGGCGATGGGGCAGATGATGAGCCAAATGATGAACCGATCTACCGAACCTGGGTCAGAGGGTAGTGTAGACAGCCGGAACGAGGGAGGTACACGTTCAAGCGTAGGAAAGAAATTCTGTACAGAGTGTGGCGAGTCATTGGAGGCAAGTGCGAAGTTCTGCTCTGGCTGCGGCACAAAGTGTAGGGGATGA
- a CDS encoding NUDIX hydrolase, which translates to MLQEEFDIYNEQMIKIGIASRQHAHAQGLWHQTFHCWVVTTSAEGVSLLFQLRHPDKDTFPNLLDISCAGHLTTGEYPEDGLRELQEELGIEATFSELYPCGIFKEENIITENLIDREFCHVFLYKSNQALRDYKFQRSEISGLFFIELEHFKQLIHGDRESLLAQGSVMNDDIGEVIHDSRRVSRTDFVPHHQAYYDLIFSKIESLISNFDGL; encoded by the coding sequence ATGCTACAGGAAGAGTTCGATATTTACAATGAACAAATGATAAAGATAGGTATAGCAAGTAGACAACATGCACATGCTCAGGGGTTGTGGCATCAAACGTTTCATTGTTGGGTCGTTACAACATCTGCAGAAGGAGTTAGTTTACTCTTCCAGTTACGTCATCCAGACAAAGATACATTTCCTAATCTGTTGGATATTTCTTGTGCAGGACACCTCACGACAGGTGAATATCCCGAGGATGGACTGCGTGAATTACAAGAAGAATTGGGCATTGAAGCTACATTTAGCGAGCTCTACCCATGCGGCATTTTTAAGGAAGAGAATATTATAACAGAGAACCTTATAGACCGGGAGTTTTGTCATGTCTTTTTGTATAAAAGCAACCAAGCCCTAAGAGATTATAAGTTTCAGAGAAGCGAGATATCGGGACTCTTTTTCATTGAATTAGAGCATTTTAAGCAGCTTATCCATGGAGATAGAGAGTCTTTACTTGCACAAGGAAGCGTCATGAACGATGACATTGGAGAGGTGATTCACGATAGTAGAAGAGTGAGCCGAACTGATTTCGTGCCTCACCATCAGGCATATTATGATTTGATATTTAGTAAGATTGAGAGCTTAATCTCCAATTTCGACGGATTGTGA
- a CDS encoding YHYH domain-containing protein, whose protein sequence is MKKIIVIFMALILVVATSSSVYAHSGRLDKQGGHKCSAKSKQKGLCTGYHYHKKR, encoded by the coding sequence ATGAAAAAAATAATAGTAATTTTTATGGCTTTAATTCTTGTTGTGGCGACTTCTTCCTCCGTTTACGCACATTCAGGTAGATTAGATAAACAGGGAGGGCATAAATGTTCAGCTAAATCGAAGCAAAAGGGGCTGTGCACCGGCTACCACTACCATAAGAAAAGATAG